TCGAAGCATTCACATCATCAATCGTGAGACGGTCAATTCTGGTTATCAAATCATCTAAAGAATCGGGCTTTCCGCAAATCACCACATCATCCAAGAATCGGCTTAAAGTTAGCAATGTTCCTTCGGTAGACATCAACAGCTTTCCTCGAGCCCTTTCCTTTCCATAAGTGAACTGGGCCTCAGTTACTCCACGATTGATAAGGGTGCCCATTTCCTTTTTCAGAGAATCTACGAGGTTATCGAGATTCTTTGGACTGGTGGTGGCATTTATCATGAATGCGCCGGAATCTGCGTATGAAACGAATTCCGAGTTGATATTGTATACCATTCCAAGTTCTTCTCGAATATTGTGAAAGAGTATGGAACTCATTCCGCTTCCGAAAAGAGTGTTGAAAATCTTAAATGCATCGAAGTCATCTTTGCACCTTCTACCAGGCGCGTCTCTTGTCAGAAGAATATGAACTTGCTGGAGGTCCTTTCGTTTTTCCACGATCCACAAGGGATCTTTCGAAATCACCGGAGATTTAGGAGTGATTGTGGACTCATTTTTCTTCATCGATAGAAGTTTTTCTCCAGCGTTCTTCAGTAAGTCTGTCCCGTAATTCCCAGAGACAGCGAAAACAGCGTTGTTTGCCACATATGTGTGGCCGTAGAAGTCGGCTACATTGTTTCTCTGTAGACCTTGCACGGTATTGTGATAGCCCAGAATAGGTCTTCCGAAATCCCGATCCCACACTTTTTCAATAGTCATGTCGTATATTCTGTCGTATGGGTCGTCTTCTGCAGAGGCTATTTCCTCGAGAATTACACCTCTTTCGAGATCCAGGGACGCTTCATCGAAACGAGGCGAAGTGATCAAATCAAAGAGGATCTCCATAGCTTCCAGAGCATATGTGTCAGGGACCTTTGCATAATATACCGTAGAGACTCTCCCAGTGTATGCGTTGAGGCTACCACCAATTCTCTCTATCGGTTCCTTGATTTCGAATGCATTTCTTCTGAGAGTTCCCTTGAATAGAGCATGCTCTATGAAATGAGAAACTCCGCTGATGACATCATCTTCATCAGCGGAACCTACCTTCATGGCGAAAGCCATTGAAACGGTTCTTGTCTCTTGCTTTCGCTCTCCAATAATTACTGCACCGTTTGGCAGTTCAATATATTGATTATTCATCACTACCTACTTTCTATTTCTATCTCCTCGATTTCTATCATTTCTTGGAAAGGGCTTTCTAGTGTCTCTTCTCTTTTCCTCAGTCACTTCCACGCCTTCGAGCTTGAGACTTATCTTGCCCATCTGGTCTGTTCCGGCGATTTCAACAGCAATCATGTCTCCGACCTTATGGGCTTTCAAGAAGTCCTTACCGTCTGCGCCCATCTTGGAGATGTGAAGAAGGCCTGTCTTTCCAGGTGCGATCTCTACAAAGAAGCCATAGGCTTCGGCCCTGGTGATCTTTCCTTCGAAAAGCTGTCCCGGTTTGACTTCGGAAATTATCGCATCTATTACCTTTTCGAGTTGATCTAGCTTTTCTCTGTTGCTTCCAACGATCTTAGCCTGAGACTTCTCGTCATCAATGAATATTGTAGAGTCATAATCGCTTGAAAGCCTCTTAATGACCTTTCCTCCGGGGCCAATGATTTCTCCGATCTTCTCATATGGAAGATTGATCGTCCTGATAATTGGTGCGTAATCGGAGACGTATTCTCTCGGTACAGGAACGACTTCATACATGAGTTCGAGTATCTTGAGCCTGGCGGTTTTTGCCTGTTCAAGCGCCTTTGTCATTATTTCGCTGGATACACCCGCGACTTTGACATCCATCTGGAAGGCAGTAATCCCATCTCGCGTCCCTGTAACCTTGAAATCCATGTCACCCATGTGATCTTCATTTCCAAGAATGTCCGTCAAAACAACCGTTTTCTGAGGTTCCTGAATCATACCCATTGCAACGCCCGCGACATGTTTTTCCATAGGAACGCCGGCAGCCATCAGAGCCAATGACCCGGAGCAAACAGTCGCCATTGAAGAGGATCCGTTTGATTCCAGAACCTCGGAGACCACTCTGATAGTGTATGGGAAAGACTCACCTTTGGGAACGATGTTCTTCAGTGATCTCTCTGCAAGATGTCCGTGCCCTATCTCCCTTCGACCGGGACCTCTCAGTCTCTTGACTTCCCCAGTGCTGAATGGAGGGAAGTTGTAGTGGAGCATGAATGACTTTGAACCTTCCTCAAACATAGTATCCACAATCTGCTCGTCCATTGTCGCACCAAGAGTTACTATACCCAGACTCTGGGTCTCTCCACGCGTAAATAGAGCGGATCCGTGGGCTCTGGGAAGAAGGTCGAGTTCGATGTTGATCGGCCGAATCTCGTCGTGCTTTCTTCCATCCATCCTCACGTCATTTTCGATAACTCGCTTTCTCATAACTTCTTTCTCTATGTCGTGAAAGAGATCTTTCACAAAACCAGTATTCGCTTCGATCTCTTCTTCAGACCAAGTTTCCTTTGCCTTCTCGGTGAAGAGTTCGATCATCTCGTCTCTATATGTCTTTAGAGCCCTGTCTTTGTTTTTCTTACCTGGAGTTAGCATAATCTCAGCAAGCTTATCTCTGTCTACCATTGCATTGAATGGTTCGAGGAAACCCTCGGGAGCGACTGGGATTTCTGCTACCCACTTTTCTACCGCGAACTCGCTTATGATTTCCTTCTGGAAGGCAACGAGAGACTTAATTGCTTCATGAGCAGCTTCTAAAGCTCCAATCATAACTTTTTCGGAGACTTCTTTTGCCTCTCCTTCAACCATCGCAACTGCGTTCTCGGTTCCTGCGACTACTATATCGAGTTCTGATCTGTCGAGTTCTTCCGCTGAGGGGAAGATAACATATTTTCCATCAACGTACCCAACCTGAACTCCGGCAACAATTCCTTCAAAGGGAATAGGCGAAATATTCAGTGCAAGCGAAGAGCTCGTTATTCCCCAAATGTCGGGTGGATTGTCCGGATCGGCCGAGAGAACGGTTATGATGACCTGTATCTCGTTTCTCATTCCATCAGGGAAGAGAGGTCGGATAGGCCTGTCAATTATTCGAGCGGAGAGAACCGCGTTGTCACTCGGTCTGCTCTCTCTTTTCAGAAATCCCCCAGGAATTTTTCCGGCGGCGTAGAACTTTTCCTGATATTCAACAGTTAGCGGTAAAAAGTCAGTTCCAGGCATTGCCTTTTCATTTCCATTTACTGTAGTAAGCAAGACTGAATCGGCATATTTGAGAAGTACAGCTCCATCAGCCTGTTTGGCCATTTTCCCGTTTTCTATGACGAGTTTCTGGCCGAAGAATTCCCTTTCCCATCTCTTGTAACTCACAATAACACCTCTTTTTCAATTCATCAAATAAACAATTATATCAGCTGTGTGAAATCCACGCAAAAAAGGAGCGGTATCCCGCTCCCGGTGATTTCTACTCTATCAACCTCTCAGCCCGAGTTTGCTTATCAGTTCTAGATATACTTCAGGCTTCTTGGTCTTTATGTATCTCAACATCTTTCTTCGTCTTCCGACCAGCTTGAGAAGTCCTCTTCTGGTATGAAAATCCTTTGGATGCTTCTTAAGATGCTCGGTGAGATGTCTGATTCTCGCAGTCAATATGGCAATCTGTACTTCGGTTGAACCGGAGTCGTTTTCGTGAATCTGAAACTCCTTGACCAATTCTTGTCTGTTGACTTCCATGTATCTGCCTCCTAATATAATCCTCTATCCAGGAATGGGCTACACCTCAAACCGAGAATAGGGCAAGGCAATTCTAAACCGTTCAGTCTTTCTTGTCAACTCCACCGAGAAAATCGGCCACCATCTTCTTGGCGGTGTGAGTTATCGCTATTCCGCCTCTGGCTGTTTCTTTCAGTTCTTCGGGCAATCTTCTTCCAACTCTTCCAAGCGAGTCTGCCACTTCCTCAAAGGGTATAGCCGATTTTATTCCGGCAAGGGCGAGCTCCGCTGCCGTGAAGGCGATCGATACTCCGAAAGCATTTCTTTTTACACAGGGGATCTCGACGAAGCCACCTACGGGGTCACAGACAAGACCCATCAAAGATTTAAGAGCAAGCGCCGGAGCGTTTTCCAGTGCATCGTACTCTTCGGGGTGCGTTGCATAGATTATCGCTACAGAGGCCATTGCAGTGGCAGTACCCACTTCTGCCTGACAACCAGACATTGCTCCGGAAATGGAAGCCCTTCTTTTGATCCTTTCTCCAACTGCTCCGGAAACGAGCAAAGCATTCCCAAGGGTGTCAAGATCAATACCCAGATTCATATGAAGTGAGAGCAGTGCTCCTGGAACGACTCCACAGGCGCCCGCTGTTGGGCAAGCGACGATCTTTCCCATGCTTGCATTGTGTTCTGACATTGAAAGAGCAATGCTTACTCCCGAGAAAACCAGCGGACTAAGAAATTCGGGCGTGTGACTCCTTGCCTTTGCATCATTATCTCCAACCCATCCAGTGAGAGATTTCTCCGGTCTTTCCAATCTGCTCTGGTAGGAACTCAACATTTCTCTCACTAGTCCTCTAGAGGTCTCTTCGGCAACTTTGGGATCATTTCCTGTGTTCATCATGTACCAGTCAGACACCACTTTATGCAGAGCTGTCGTGGTGTCCCTTGCAGTCTTCACAAGATCTTCGAACTTCATTATCATATTGACGAATCCAGCCTTTCAAGATAGGATACTTTCTTGACTACCTGCAGCCTTTTGATCGCACTTAGCAAGCTTTCGCCTGGTTCATTATCGAGTTCAACGACACAAAGGGCCTCTCTTCTGAAAGGATCAACCCTTGAGAGGAAGAGGTTGCTGATGTTCATATCGCTTGAAGAAATCTCTCCTACTATCTGGGAGAGTGCCCCGGGGATGTCAGAGTTCAAGATCACGAAGGAAGGGTATTTACCAGAGACGTCTGTATCAAAATCATTTATTGAAGTGATCCTTATCGAACCACCGCCGATCGAGGCACCGGTCATGCTGAGAAATAGCTCTCCGGTGTTTCCGTTGATTCTAACAGTATTTGGGTGAAGATCTCCCATATCTTCTTCCTCGAATGTAAAATATATGCCCTTTTCTTTGGCTATTCGGAAAGATTCTCTTAGCTTTGGATCTGCTTCCTTTATTCCCATTATCCCGCCTATGAGTGCCCTGTCAGTCCCGTGACCTCTAAAGGTTGCGAAGAGGGGGGCATTCAAAGTGAATCTAACTTCACTGGGTACTCCAGAAAATAGGGATCGAAAGGCTCTGCCGAGCCTTGCCATCCCCGCTGTATGGGAACTAGATGGTCCAACAATTGCAGGCCCAATTATGTCCAGCAACATTGCATGCCTCCAATTAAAACGCGGAACCATTACGGTTCCGCGTTACAATACAGATTACTTAAAGATTATAGAAAGAGGCCGTTCCTTTGAACTCGGCCTGTTCTCCAAGCTCCTCTTCAATTCTTAGAAGCTCGTTGTATTTGGCAATTCTGTCTGTTCTTGATGCAGAACCGGTCTTTATCATCCCGGTGTTAGCGGCGACGGCAAGATGAGATATAAAAGTATCTTCGGTCTCTCCCGATCTGTGGGAAATAACACAAGTCATCCCGTGCTTTTGTGCATA
This window of the Mesotoga sp. BH458_6_3_2_1 genome carries:
- a CDS encoding pitrilysin family protein, whose protein sequence is MNNQYIELPNGAVIIGERKQETRTVSMAFAMKVGSADEDDVISGVSHFIEHALFKGTLRRNAFEIKEPIERIGGSLNAYTGRVSTVYYAKVPDTYALEAMEILFDLITSPRFDEASLDLERGVILEEIASAEDDPYDRIYDMTIEKVWDRDFGRPILGYHNTVQGLQRNNVADFYGHTYVANNAVFAVSGNYGTDLLKNAGEKLLSMKKNESTITPKSPVISKDPLWIVEKRKDLQQVHILLTRDAPGRRCKDDFDAFKIFNTLFGSGMSSILFHNIREELGMVYNINSEFVSYADSGAFMINATTSPKNLDNLVDSLKKEMGTLINRGVTEAQFTYGKERARGKLLMSTEGTLLTLSRFLDDVVICGKPDSLDDLITRIDRLTIDDVNASIKKYIAGKWNVSLLLPEKKQQSRFLSEASFKI
- a CDS encoding polyribonucleotide nucleotidyltransferase; this translates as MSYKRWEREFFGQKLVIENGKMAKQADGAVLLKYADSVLLTTVNGNEKAMPGTDFLPLTVEYQEKFYAAGKIPGGFLKRESRPSDNAVLSARIIDRPIRPLFPDGMRNEIQVIITVLSADPDNPPDIWGITSSSLALNISPIPFEGIVAGVQVGYVDGKYVIFPSAEELDRSELDIVVAGTENAVAMVEGEAKEVSEKVMIGALEAAHEAIKSLVAFQKEIISEFAVEKWVAEIPVAPEGFLEPFNAMVDRDKLAEIMLTPGKKNKDRALKTYRDEMIELFTEKAKETWSEEEIEANTGFVKDLFHDIEKEVMRKRVIENDVRMDGRKHDEIRPINIELDLLPRAHGSALFTRGETQSLGIVTLGATMDEQIVDTMFEEGSKSFMLHYNFPPFSTGEVKRLRGPGRREIGHGHLAERSLKNIVPKGESFPYTIRVVSEVLESNGSSSMATVCSGSLALMAAGVPMEKHVAGVAMGMIQEPQKTVVLTDILGNEDHMGDMDFKVTGTRDGITAFQMDVKVAGVSSEIMTKALEQAKTARLKILELMYEVVPVPREYVSDYAPIIRTINLPYEKIGEIIGPGGKVIKRLSSDYDSTIFIDDEKSQAKIVGSNREKLDQLEKVIDAIISEVKPGQLFEGKITRAEAYGFFVEIAPGKTGLLHISKMGADGKDFLKAHKVGDMIAVEIAGTDQMGKISLKLEGVEVTEEKRRDTRKPFPRNDRNRGDRNRK
- the rpsO gene encoding 30S ribosomal protein S15 — protein: MEVNRQELVKEFQIHENDSGSTEVQIAILTARIRHLTEHLKKHPKDFHTRRGLLKLVGRRRKMLRYIKTKKPEVYLELISKLGLRG
- a CDS encoding L-serine ammonia-lyase, iron-sulfur-dependent, subunit beta, which encodes MIMKFEDLVKTARDTTTALHKVVSDWYMMNTGNDPKVAEETSRGLVREMLSSYQSRLERPEKSLTGWVGDNDAKARSHTPEFLSPLVFSGVSIALSMSEHNASMGKIVACPTAGACGVVPGALLSLHMNLGIDLDTLGNALLVSGAVGERIKRRASISGAMSGCQAEVGTATAMASVAIIYATHPEEYDALENAPALALKSLMGLVCDPVGGFVEIPCVKRNAFGVSIAFTAAELALAGIKSAIPFEEVADSLGRVGRRLPEELKETARGGIAITHTAKKMVADFLGGVDKKD
- the sdaAB gene encoding L-serine ammonia-lyase, iron-sulfur-dependent subunit beta, with product MLLDIIGPAIVGPSSSHTAGMARLGRAFRSLFSGVPSEVRFTLNAPLFATFRGHGTDRALIGGIMGIKEADPKLRESFRIAKEKGIYFTFEEEDMGDLHPNTVRINGNTGELFLSMTGASIGGGSIRITSINDFDTDVSGKYPSFVILNSDIPGALSQIVGEISSSDMNISNLFLSRVDPFRREALCVVELDNEPGESLLSAIKRLQVVKKVSYLERLDSSI